AAATTCTGCTGTTCAGTTGGCTGAAGGACTTGAAGCCAAAATAGAGAATTTAGAACAAGTAATCAAGGACATGAAACAGACAGCAGAACGTCAGCAGAGGTCAAAATCTGAACATGAGAAAACTTTACTGGAGCTgcaaaagaaggaagaagaaatacaGCGACTGCAGCAAgcacaaagagaaataaaaagacaCTATGAAGAAGAAGTACAGTTACTTGACGCTGAGGTGAATGAATTAGAAAATCATTATCATAGTCAAATAGAACATTTTGATCTTCTGTCTCAAGAACTTGAGCGACTACAAATTCAAAAGTCTGGGATTCTGGGATCAGAACTGTCTCAAGCAACATGCAGTTCCACAGGAACGAGCTGTCCAGAGAAATGGGAACAAGAGACCTACCATGATCTCCATTGCAGTGACAGTACCAATGATGAAGACCGTGCATCCGTGGCTTCTGTTGATTTGATCAAAAGTCCTTTAAAACTGCTTGTTTTTTTAGCCCGAGACAGTTACGATCCTTTCGATGGCCCTAATAAGACTCCTGAGGCAGAACTTCCGCTAACAGCTGGAGAATATGTTTATGTGTGTGGAGATATGGATGAGGATGGCTTCTATGAAGGAGAGTTAATGGATGGCAGGAGAGGGATGGTACCCTCAAATATGGTTGAGGAAGTTGCAGGTAATGATCTAATTAGTTTCATTCCTTCGGAGCCAAGTGACATTTCCTATAACTCATTCCATGAAACCAGTTTCCCCTGCCAATGTGCTAGCAGTgacaggagaagcagcagcccagATGAAGAAGATGTGTGTGTGAGCCTTCTGTCTAAGACACCAGAAGGGACAGTACGTGACACCCAGGCAGCAGTGCCTTATCCCCAAAATCTGACTCTTCTCAAACAGTCAGCAAAATCCATTGTTATAGGGTGGGATCTACCCCAAGTGCCCGAGAGCTGGGGAGAAGTACTGAGCTACAACATCTACGTCAATGCAGAGTTGCGTCAAAATGTGAAGGAAGGCAGTGAGATGAGGACAGTGATTGAGAACCTGGATTTAAAGTTGCAGACTTACCGAATCTCAGTTCAGAGTGTGACAGACAAAGGACATTCTGATGAAATGCAATGTACTTTCCTTGTAGGTAACACTTCCCATATTGCGCCAACTCTCCCGAACCTTCGGAACATcacagccacatcagcagaaatCACTTGGTTACCAAGCAACAGTAACTATACTCATGCAGTGTACCTTAATGAGAAGGAATATGGTGTGACGAAAGCAGGCGTCCACTGGTATACTTTCCAAAACCTCAGGCCCAACACGCAGTACAGCGTCAAAGTGGTACCTCTCGTGCCTAATGAAGTGTTGGTCTATCCTCAGAGGGGGTTGGAGCAGGGGTCGACAGAAGTTACATTTACTACTCCATCCGCGGGACCCACCGATGCCCCCCTTGATGTCCAAGTCCACGCTGGTTCTTTTGCAGACATTCTGGTTATTAACTGGTTACCAGTAACAATCCACGCATCAGGAACATCTAATGGGGTGCAAGTCACAGGCTACGCTATTTATGTCAGTGGACAGAAAGTAAGCGAGATAATGTCACCAACAGCTGGGAGCGTATCCTTAGAAGTTTCCCAACTCAAGATGCTCCAAGGTCCTCAGACCGTTTCTGTAAGGACTGTTTCTCCATTTGGGGAGTCTGGGGATTCTGTGCAAACTTTAATTCCGTCAACCCTGCTGAAAGTTCCTCACACTCTATTCTCAAAATATGTTGCTTCTGGGCTTACTTTCAACGAATCCTTAGAATCTGAAGgcaggccagtccctgcaacaaCCTGTACATCTTCATCCAGCTTCTCTCACATGTGTGTGTCCAATCCAGATACCAGTTTCACTGTTCACTTCACTGCTAACTGCAAAGACTCAGTAGGTCCTATGCCCACGGACAGTATTTCTCAGAATCATA
This window of the Euleptes europaea isolate rEulEur1 chromosome 13, rEulEur1.hap1, whole genome shotgun sequence genome carries:
- the LOC130485910 gene encoding RIMS-binding protein 3A-like; amino-acid sequence: MTKDSPSDGGGSPAPLRPPQQTPHKAPCQHSAGSGANSSGCGPPPSPFHDDHRRELETLRAKLEEERLHSREARRCFAVEARELRQAAEQDRQLLADQLRSKWEQQRARELHQLREATARHREAEIRQLMRWKEAELREAQELLWQERDAAMRQARDLQRQLAKELVSHGGGGSRGEGGASGGGPNAESHTKLQEVLGKLRWEVDGDQAARIRHLKAELELERSLFLKYILEPFEGEPLPVGSPHRFSQASSPQHLGRARPHSWQSRTAASTPDVTSVFRSRSLVNNPSRGESPCSHPLLEEGSPSDSSCQERSQKKALGKELDVEKESKQEASVDSPPKGRVGTWGAAGECAQEAQPQQGWLSGNRYNQLVKQNTDLLKALRELEQRCTRLREENTLLRRSSFPDRVKWLKRKAAELAVIAQRLDESSKKFQELRLLKLCENLRREVEEKQKRCDEIELKLNTMLSENARLSEENSQLQKENKQEEKIENENADLKVKLIQATDERNSAVQLAEGLEAKIENLEQVIKDMKQTAERQQRSKSEHEKTLLELQKKEEEIQRLQQAQREIKRHYEEEVQLLDAEVNELENHYHSQIEHFDLLSQELERLQIQKSGILGSELSQATCSSTGTSCPEKWEQETYHDLHCSDSTNDEDRASVASVDLIKSPLKLLVFLARDSYDPFDGPNKTPEAELPLTAGEYVYVCGDMDEDGFYEGELMDGRRGMVPSNMVEEVAGNDLISFIPSEPSDISYNSFHETSFPCQCASSDRRSSSPDEEDVCVSLLSKTPEGTVRDTQAAVPYPQNLTLLKQSAKSIVIGWDLPQVPESWGEVLSYNIYVNAELRQNVKEGSEMRTVIENLDLKLQTYRISVQSVTDKGHSDEMQCTFLVGNTSHIAPTLPNLRNITATSAEITWLPSNSNYTHAVYLNEKEYGVTKAGVHWYTFQNLRPNTQYSVKVVPLVPNEVLVYPQRGLEQGSTEVTFTTPSAGPTDAPLDVQVHAGSFADILVINWLPVTIHASGTSNGVQVTGYAIYVSGQKVSEIMSPTAGSVSLEVSQLKMLQGPQTVSVRTVSPFGESGDSEIQSVMTPKEYS